A region of the Penicillium psychrofluorescens genome assembly, chromosome: 6 genome:
ACAAGTACAAGAAacgaaagagaggaaagtCGAGGGGTGTCCGGCAGGTTGATTGCTCTTGCCGTGGGAGAAACCAATATTATACAACAACCAGTCAAGTCAAGTCTATATGTACATTCTTGCGCATCAAAAGGGGGAATATCTCATAATCATAAGGGGGTGCCAGGACTGGGCATCGGCTTGCCTGTCGCTTGCGCGTGTTCTTTGCGCAGCGACCGCAGCAGTCCTTCGATTCTCCGGCGCTCTTCTTGCTCCGCCTATATTGAGGGTCAGTGAGAGGTGTAGATAGAAGTGGACCGGAAAGATATCTCTCACCTTTAAGATCTTCATATTCTCGTTGCGTGTGTCACGCATCATCTTCTTGAACTCGTTCTTCAGCACCATGGTCGAGGTTGTCTCCGAAGTGCCCTCGCGGCCCATGGATCCGGGGCTGCTCAGGTTCATATGGTTGATGCGTTCTTCGTTGAGCTGCATCTCCAGTAACTCGGTTCGCTCGCGCAGATTGTCGATAACGCCCTCAAACCGCTCGCGCTCTTTCTCGAACTCGATGCTGGCTTTGGTCATCGCCTCGTAGTCATCCAAGGTCTCCCGTagctccttctccagggTATTTGCCCGCTGCTGgagatcgccgccgccttgCTGGCCCTTGAGTGTggcaagctcctcggtgAGCTCAATATTCCGGGTGCTCAGAGCATCGATCTGGTTCTGGATTTCGGAGTCGACGGCGGCCTCGGTGGCCCGTTCCGCACGCGAACCATAGGCaccatccagctcggccttGACCATTGTCAGTTCGGTAGTCACCCGCGCGAGCTCGCTTTCGAGATCAGTCGTATCGCCCTGTACGCGAttggcctcttcctcggcaCTAGCGCGAGCCTCGTTGGCTTGCTGTAgttcttcttcgagttgcGCTCGCTGGTCTAGCGCTTCCTTGACGCGCTCATCGGATTCGGCGCGGAGCTGCTGCATGGCAGTCTCCAGCTCTCCGATCTCTTGCTCGGCGCGTTCACGAGCTTCTCGAAGCTCTTCGGCAGCCGCAGCTTTGTCTTCAGGTGCTCCGTCTGCGCGTATTAATTCCATCTCAGCTCGGGAGGTCTCCAGATCCCTCTGTACCTGCGTGAGCTGCTCGTTGAGGTCGTTGATATGGGCATCTCGTTCCGCATCCGACTTGGAGTTGAGTTCGCGCTGTTGCTGAATCTGAGTGGTCAGAATACCCTTTTGCTCGAGAAGCCCGTTCACGCGGCTCTCCAGGCCATCCACGCCAGCCTGTAGGTACGACAGGAGCTCCTGTAGCCCATCCCCCTCGGATGcctccggcggcggaggaagtgTTGGAGAGCGCGTCAAGCCAAACCGGTCAACAATGACCTGTAACTGTTTGTTGACCTCCGCAATTTGGTGTCTCCACGAACCCTCGGTctccggagctggagcagccaCGCCGGCCCCCGAGCTGAGGGCGTCAAGACCATTTTCGATGTAGATCAAGTGTGCCTCAACCGTTGCCATCGGATTCACTGGACCACCATCACCCGATAGTTGTGGAGGCGAATCAAAGTCTCCATCGGGGTTGGATCGTAAAACCATATTGCGCATACGCTCACTGAGCTCCTCCAACCTCCTCTCCGTGCTCTGCATGGCAGCCATGCTCATTGGCGCCGAGCCGTTGGCATCTTTCCCATACCAGCCCATCCCATCCAGGTGCTCCGGTGTTCGGTACAGACTACGATCGTCGAATTCATGGCCGTCGTAAACGCTCTCCGAGGTTCGGTCCTTTGGAGGCTTCTTCAACCCCTTATGGGTCATCTGCAAGACACCCGCCGTATGCTCCAACAGCCGCTGATGAATCTGCTGAGCCCTCCGTTCCAATTTCCACAGTTCTTGCGCTAACTCTTCACACTTGCGCTGGGCGACCGCTAGTTCCGAGTCGCTTTTGCTCGACGCACCGGTCGCCCCATTGCGTCCAAAAAAACTTCGGCTTCTCCGGTGGCCGTTGGCACCATTCTCCTCGCTGGTCCGCGGGCTTTCGGGGTTGTAGAGTCGGCCAAGAGATTGGGCTGCATCGCGAAGCTTGATCTCCAGGGCCAACTTCCGCTTCGTGCCTTCGATGCGGTTGGACAGTAGcttgttttcctttttgaggtcttccgcttcctcatAGGACAGAACCTCGTAGCTCATGCTGTCCCCCATGGCCGTCTCGGTGAGTAAATACATGGTGATCGGGTCGTTAGCGTTCAGGAGGGCGGAGCTGCGCGGATGGACCGAATTCAGCTGCAAGACAGAAGATAACTTGGTCAGCCAGATCAGTGTTTTGTCTTTGAAATAAACATACCGGGTTGTACCGCGAGCGGTCTCCGTTTTGCGGGCTGAGGGCATCGCGATAGCCGTCGACCAGGGCTTTCGCGAGCGGTGGTGGCTGGCCGTCGGAGGCGGTTACGGTCGAGAGGTATCGCGGGTCCCCGTAGGAGGACTTGCTGGATCGAAGGCTATTGATATTCATAATGACCTTGGACAAAATCAAGGACAGGCGGGCATTATGGGTGAGTTGTTGGATCGGAGTCGATAAAAAAAGACACTTGGAGATCAGACGGcggggagaaaagaaagggaggATCGGCGCGGCTGACCCGGGTCGAGCCCAGCCATCAGTGCTGGGgatcttgttcttgtttaGTCTGGTTGGTTCCTGACTATCAACATCAGTATCGGTGGAGTCGGCTTTGCTATTGTGATTAAtaggtgatgatgattaGTTATTGAATACATTCATTGTCATTTCCTTCCACTTCCCTCAGTACTACAGAATAGGCAAGCACGTGAGCACTACACGGCACTATTTCACACCTGCCAAGGAAACCCTAACTAAGCCAACGCACATGGCGCCTATGATCATAGAAAAAGCCGTTTGAACACGCCTCTAGACAGTGGTCTCGATCCGCCCCTGTTTTTTTGGGCATTAGACCTTCGTGTGCTCGGTCATTTCTGGAAGTAGAACATAATAGTGCACATGTTAAGGCTTTCACACAGGGAAATCAATCTCAAGCAAAGGCCAACAATGCCAATGGAGCTTTTACAAAGGATGTCCCAAAGAACAAACCCCGCTCTTGGAAGCCACGATGCGCCTCGTGCGGCTCTTAGACTCGAGTCAAATGTTGAGGAGCGCTTGTCATACTGTGGCACACCGATCTTCATCTGGGAAACATTTTCGTTGCCCCCAACGAGTGTTCAAGAAAAGTAGCCCTCATCAACTTTCAGTCAACGATGATACCTCCCGCATTTCTCCAGGCCAAGTGTTGGATTTCCCGGCAAGTGCCTTTATTCGTTCAATCCGCCCAAGTACGGCAAAACCCGCGCGGCTGACTCGCGGACGGACCCTCGACAGCGAAACCCCCACCCAAACCCGCGTTCGGTGAAGTGTAGTCCCTACTGATTTACCCCTATCGTGCCTCACTACCTGCTCCAACGTTATCCAGGAACGGCATCAACTTTGTCACTTTGTTGGACGGATTCTTCACCTCGTCGATTTTGATACCCAATCTCAAGCCACTTTCTGTGGCGTAGGGCTGTCATGGATCAACTCTCTAAAACGTTCAGCCCCTCCCACTCCTGTGCGCCTAATGCCTGCGCCTCTTGTCGAAGTCAAAAGCGAAAGTGTGATAAGCAGGTGCCAAAATGTAGTCGATGTGTAAAGTATCATCGCCCGTTTCCTTGTTTCCCCTTCAGTATCTTTCCCTACTCTCGGGTTGATCTTGTTAACGGAGCAAAAGGATGAGCCTAAGTTGCAACTATAATTGGTATGAGGCGGAACAACACTTCAACACACATCACTCTCAGTCAGAatttctcctcttccatgTACCAGTGTTTCAGGGTCATCAATGGCTTCATGGCGCCTTTCAGTCCCTGCAACCTTACTGGCAGAACATGCCGGCGTGGAGCACGGATATCCATCGACTCTTCGTGAGATTGGACACAACCTCACTGGCTGAAGAAACTTCATCTCCAGGCGAAACTCTGCGGGCTTACTTTGCAAACATTCATCGGTGGTTCCCGGTCATCCAGGAGCGCATATTTCGAAGGCAACTTTCACAGCTGCAACATTCTCCTCGAGCAGAAACTGCACTTCTCTTCCTGACAGTGTCCCTCATAATGACGGGAGGAACGGCAAGTAACGGACGCGATGATTGCCAGAGCCAGCTTTACTATCTCTGTAGATACCTGTTCTCTTTTTTCCAGTCTGTTCTCCCACCTTCTTTGGAATTGGTGCAGGTCGGACTCTTGCTCGTGCTGTATGAACTAGGATCTGCCCGTTTTCAGGCAGCGTCTCTGAATATTGGAACTTGTGCAAGGCTAGGGTACGTGCTGAAGTTAAACGTTGATCTTCATGAGGACCAGGACTATTCATCATGGGCTGAGACCGAAGAACGGAGGAGGGTCTGGTTGGGAACATATATGCTGGACTGGTAAGCATAAAGTCCCGCTAACTTGGACTCTCAGGGCTAAGGAAGCGGACTTATCACATGTAGTCTTATCCACCAGGCTGCGACGGATTTCCAAGCGCCACATGCGGTGAACAGGCCCGCCAGCCACTTCCGACTCCCGGTAGACGACGGGGAAT
Encoded here:
- a CDS encoding uncharacterized protein (ID:PFLUO_009024-T1.cds;~source:funannotate), translating into MNINSLRSSKSSYGDPRYLSTVTASDGQPPPLAKALVDGYRDALSPQNGDRSRYNPLNSVHPRSSALLNANDPITMYLLTETAMGDSMSYEVLSYEEAEDLKKENKLLSNRIEGTKRKLALEIKLRDAAQSLGRLYNPESPRTSEENGANGHRRSRSFFGRNGATGASSKSDSELAVAQRKCEELAQELWKLERRAQQIHQRLLEHTAGVLQMTHKGLKKPPKDRTSESVYDGHEFDDRSLYRTPEHLDGMGWYGKDANGSAPMSMAAMQSTERRLEELSERMRNMVLRSNPDGDFDSPPQLSGDGGPVNPMATVEAHLIYIENGLDALSSGAGVAAPAPETEGSWRHQIAEVNKQLQVIVDRFGLTRSPTLPPPPEASEGDGLQELLSYLQAGVDGLESRVNGLLEQKGILTTQIQQQRELNSKSDAERDAHINDLNEQLTQVQRDLETSRAEMELIRADGAPEDKAAAAEELREARERAEQEIGELETAMQQLRAESDERVKEALDQRAQLEEELQQANEARASAEEEANRVQGDTTDLESELARVTTELTMVKAELDGAYGSRAERATEAAVDSEIQNQIDALSTRNIELTEELATLKGQQGGGDLQQRANTLEKELRETLDDYEAMTKASIEFEKERERFEGVIDNLRERTELLEMQLNEERINHMNLSSPGSMGREGTSETTSTMVLKNEFKKMMRDTRNENMKILKAEQEERRRIEGLLRSLRKEHAQATGKPMPSPGTPL